One Methanococcus voltae genomic region harbors:
- a CDS encoding YkgJ family cysteine cluster protein, with protein MTNSNPNSNSNYKTEGISWSCRFCGGCCDSPSVTKKDIANIAGFLKITFEEVVSKYLKSWNGKNGVLKTSKTKCVFLGEDRKCTIYKVRPIICRLRPYSIQLIGKNKGGKKNKNSAELKLTYDPWFLENCKGMFLGDLPPEEEYFKHAITVYTYMGEEKVTPEELFEKAKKRLDKK; from the coding sequence ATGACTAATTCAAACCCTAATTCTAACTCAAACTATAAAACAGAAGGCATATCCTGGTCCTGCAGATTTTGTGGAGGATGTTGTGACAGCCCCTCTGTAACTAAGAAGGATATTGCAAATATTGCAGGTTTTTTAAAAATAACATTTGAAGAAGTAGTTTCAAAGTATTTAAAAAGTTGGAATGGAAAAAATGGAGTCTTAAAAACCTCAAAGACAAAATGTGTATTTTTAGGTGAAGATAGAAAATGTACAATTTATAAGGTAAGACCTATAATTTGTAGATTAAGACCTTATTCTATTCAACTCATCGGAAAAAACAAAGGCGGAAAAAAGAACAAAAATTCTGCTGAATTAAAATTGACCTACGACCCATGGTTCCTTGAAAATTGTAAAGGAATGTTTTTAGGCGATTTACCTCCTGAAGAAGAATACTTTAAACACGCAATAACTGTATACACATACATGGGTGAAGAAAAAGTAACTCCTGAAGAGTTGTTTGAAAAAGCTAAAAAGAGATTGGATAAAAAATAA
- the lonB gene encoding ATP-dependent protease LonB yields the protein MFSTKFTTTDDLPEPSPNLINQVIGQDEAVEIVLNAVKNKRHALLLGDPGVGKSMMVKAFGELLENSGHFTPYTIISKPNLKNTEKPMVELLEGNVIERIMPEEKPKVMRQPPSMLTLVLIMLGFILVTQFLLKGVPETQMLGIVATTTIVGTLIAFIILFLAIFGATKASMPNSISPADLKPMVLYECPKRPLVRASAYNTTKLLGDIKHCPLGGKPPIGTPPHKRVILGAIHEAHKGILYVDEIKTMPLDVQDYILTAIQDKKLAISGRNPNSSGASVETNPIPCDFTLIMSGNMDDVSNLRAPLMDRIDYKVVLKNKMDNTTENRDKLLQFIVQEIKNNNLNPMTYEACCELVKLAQLLSGSKNKLTLRLRRLSNIIKMANDIATGKELSESLKEFTKNGALDLDDNVGESDLIIEQLSQGDKEAGKLKNVVNKITGKASKSTKKSNKSVDELRIELKARISDLNAAEGKLKDKKPIELSDVKRVLDTGIYSMQKQVAMDYLENFKEYKNIHPNGEPTVGVIHGLAVLGGEGLGDVTRIITKVLNAKNPKTSLLNITGDIAKHSITLASALSKKLVSDGTLPLKGKDGGTDLSEKEIYIQFSQSYSKIDGDSATAAVCLSIISSLLNIPIKQDFCITGSLDLNGDMLAIGGVNEKINAAKEYQFKRVIVPYSNYKDVINIEGIEVIPVKTLDELIPLVFDIQ from the coding sequence ATGTTTTCAACCAAATTTACTACTACAGATGATTTACCTGAACCATCACCTAATTTAATAAATCAAGTTATCGGACAGGATGAAGCGGTAGAAATCGTATTGAACGCAGTTAAAAATAAAAGACATGCGTTACTTTTAGGAGACCCCGGTGTCGGTAAATCTATGATGGTTAAAGCATTTGGTGAGTTATTGGAAAATTCCGGACATTTTACTCCATACACCATAATTTCAAAACCAAATTTAAAGAACACTGAAAAACCAATGGTTGAACTTTTAGAAGGCAACGTTATCGAAAGAATCATGCCTGAAGAAAAACCAAAAGTTATGAGACAGCCACCTAGCATGTTAACACTCGTATTAATTATGCTCGGTTTTATTTTGGTGACTCAATTTTTATTAAAAGGAGTTCCTGAAACTCAAATGTTGGGTATAGTGGCAACTACAACCATTGTAGGCACCTTAATTGCATTTATTATATTATTCCTTGCAATATTCGGAGCTACAAAAGCATCAATGCCTAATTCAATAAGCCCTGCAGATTTAAAACCTATGGTTTTATACGAATGCCCAAAAAGACCATTAGTTAGAGCAAGTGCTTACAACACTACAAAATTACTCGGGGATATAAAACACTGTCCTTTAGGGGGTAAACCTCCAATTGGAACCCCGCCACATAAAAGGGTAATTTTAGGTGCTATTCACGAAGCACACAAAGGTATACTTTACGTAGATGAAATTAAAACAATGCCTTTGGATGTTCAGGATTACATATTGACAGCAATTCAGGATAAAAAACTCGCGATAAGTGGTAGAAATCCTAATTCAAGTGGTGCATCTGTAGAAACAAACCCTATCCCATGTGACTTTACCTTAATAATGTCAGGTAACATGGATGACGTTTCAAACTTAAGAGCTCCTTTAATGGATAGAATTGATTATAAAGTAGTTTTAAAGAATAAAATGGATAACACTACAGAAAATAGGGATAAATTATTACAATTTATAGTTCAGGAAATTAAAAATAATAATTTAAACCCTATGACTTATGAAGCTTGCTGTGAATTGGTTAAATTAGCGCAATTGTTGTCTGGTTCCAAAAATAAGCTTACATTAAGACTTAGAAGGTTATCAAATATCATAAAAATGGCAAATGATATTGCTACAGGTAAGGAATTAAGTGAAAGTTTAAAAGAGTTTACTAAAAATGGGGCTCTTGATTTAGATGATAATGTAGGCGAATCTGATTTAATAATTGAACAATTAAGCCAGGGCGATAAGGAAGCTGGAAAACTTAAGAATGTAGTTAATAAAATAACGGGCAAAGCATCTAAATCTACTAAAAAATCTAATAAAAGTGTAGATGAATTAAGAATTGAATTAAAAGCAAGAATATCTGATTTGAATGCAGCAGAAGGTAAATTAAAAGATAAAAAACCTATCGAGTTATCGGATGTTAAAAGAGTTCTTGACACGGGTATATACAGTATGCAAAAGCAAGTTGCAATGGATTACCTCGAAAACTTCAAAGAATATAAGAATATACACCCTAATGGTGAACCTACAGTTGGTGTAATTCACGGTTTAGCAGTTCTCGGCGGTGAAGGATTAGGGGATGTTACAAGAATTATAACAAAGGTATTAAATGCCAAAAACCCTAAAACAAGTCTTCTTAATATAACGGGAGATATTGCAAAGCACAGCATAACATTAGCATCAGCTTTGTCCAAGAAATTAGTTTCAGATGGTACCTTACCATTGAAAGGAAAAGACGGCGGAACAGATTTATCTGAAAAAGAAATCTACATCCAATTTAGCCAGTCTTACTCAAAAATAGATGGTGACTCTGCAACAGCTGCCGTATGTTTAAGCATTATTTCATCATTATTGAATATCCCTATAAAGCAAGACTTCTGTATAACAGGAAGTTTAGATTTAAACGGCGATATGTTAGCTATTGGTGGAGTAAACGAAAAAATAAATGCTGCAAAAGAATACCAGTTTAAAAGAGTAATTGTACCTTACTCAAATTACAAAGACGTCATTAACATTGAGGGTATCGAAGTAATCCCTGTTAAAACATTGGATGAATTAATACCTTTAGTTTTTGACATTCAATAA
- the hycI gene encoding hydrogenase maturation peptidase HycI, protein MDFNLENNIEVNENNNKNLGNNIVCATPSDDTYNRYQSLISKVFEDAKNDKLMIMGVGNDLKGDDGFGVELVRFLRRYYVRKLHLQDEIINNNNEYVTENEAENETDYIEVFKIKDNLVLLDSGVVPENFTDLIKTEKPSKIVIVDAALMHKEFGTIDLIDENQLATVGFSTHALPLSVLIKYIKSNIDTDISIVGFEPYSLEFGTTLSKESECILQEFSKQFALKIDEFLKL, encoded by the coding sequence ATGGATTTTAATTTAGAAAATAATATCGAAGTTAATGAAAATAACAACAAAAATTTGGGCAATAATATTGTATGTGCTACACCAAGTGACGATACGTATAATAGATATCAATCCTTGATATCAAAAGTATTTGAAGATGCTAAAAACGATAAATTAATGATTATGGGCGTAGGAAATGATTTAAAAGGCGATGATGGTTTTGGTGTAGAGTTAGTAAGATTTTTAAGAAGATACTATGTTAGAAAATTGCACTTACAAGATGAAATTATTAATAATAACAACGAATATGTAACTGAAAATGAAGCTGAAAATGAAACCGATTATATCGAAGTTTTTAAAATCAAAGACAATTTAGTACTTTTAGATTCTGGGGTGGTGCCTGAAAACTTCACAGATTTGATTAAAACTGAAAAACCTTCTAAAATAGTAATCGTGGACGCTGCATTAATGCACAAAGAGTTCGGAACAATTGACTTAATCGACGAAAATCAACTAGCGACAGTAGGTTTTTCTACCCACGCATTGCCATTATCCGTACTCATTAAGTATATAAAATCAAATATTGATACAGATATTTCAATAGTTGGATTTGAACCTTATTCATTAGAATTTGGTACTACCTTATCGAAAGAATCAGAATGTATATTGCAAGAATTTTCAAAACAATTTGCTTTAAAAATCGATGAATTCTTAAAATTATGA